In a genomic window of Spirosoma agri:
- a CDS encoding ferritin-like domain-containing protein has translation MDDLMEHTIQDLYSAEKQALEAMPQLAQRVQSEQLREAFQVHQRETEGQVVRLEQIARQLGIDPDGETCMAMQGLVEESQDLLAQLEDGPVADAAIIGAAQKMEHYEIASYGTARTLAQQAGHTQIANLLETTLREEKAADEKLTYIATDSVNQKAVQS, from the coding sequence ATGGATGACCTCATGGAGCACACGATCCAAGATCTGTACTCGGCCGAAAAGCAAGCGTTGGAAGCAATGCCGCAACTGGCCCAACGGGTACAAAGCGAACAGCTTCGGGAGGCTTTTCAAGTGCACCAGCGGGAAACCGAAGGTCAGGTAGTCCGACTGGAGCAGATTGCCCGTCAGTTAGGTATTGATCCTGACGGGGAGACCTGTATGGCGATGCAGGGGCTGGTTGAAGAATCTCAGGACCTACTGGCTCAACTTGAAGATGGACCCGTGGCCGATGCCGCAATTATCGGTGCTGCTCAGAAGATGGAACATTACGAAATTGCCAGCTACGGTACGGCCCGCACGCTGGCTCAGCAGGCGGGTCATACACAGATCGCCAATTTGCTGGAGACAACATTGAGGGAAGAGAAAGCAGCCGACGAGAAGCTAACGTACATTGCGACCGATTCGGTAAATCAGAAAGCGGTTCAATCGTAA
- a CDS encoding DUF1684 domain-containing protein has translation MKTQSNLLFFLLALASVLAFKSDSAYEEEIKAWHAKRVKDLKKEEGWLNLAGLFWLKEGVNTFGGSDKNSIVFPADHSDAQLGKIVLDKGKVTLETIAGAQVYAGDEPVMSLVLFPYTGKPLVLSHKSLRWFVIQRGNKFAVRLRDLESPYLKEFKGIDTYPISADWRIKAKFVPTAGKKISITDITGRVSEQDSPGKLVFSVNGNEYSLDATGTVNHLHFIFADQTNRHETYGGGRFLDAPGPDADGYTYLDFNKATNPPCAFTPYATCPTPPKENKLAVAIAAGEKRYGDH, from the coding sequence ATGAAAACACAATCGAATCTCCTGTTTTTTCTCCTTGCATTAGCCTCGGTACTGGCGTTCAAATCGGATAGCGCCTACGAAGAGGAAATTAAAGCCTGGCATGCTAAACGAGTCAAAGACCTGAAAAAAGAAGAAGGCTGGCTCAATCTGGCTGGTTTGTTCTGGTTGAAAGAGGGCGTCAATACGTTCGGGGGAAGCGACAAGAATAGCATCGTATTTCCCGCCGATCACAGTGATGCGCAACTCGGGAAAATTGTATTGGACAAGGGCAAGGTCACGCTGGAAACGATTGCTGGCGCACAGGTTTATGCGGGTGATGAGCCCGTGATGAGCCTCGTCCTTTTTCCGTACACGGGCAAGCCACTTGTTTTGAGCCACAAGTCACTACGCTGGTTTGTCATTCAGCGGGGCAATAAATTTGCGGTTCGTCTCCGCGATCTGGAAAGCCCGTATCTGAAAGAGTTCAAAGGCATCGATACCTATCCGATCAGTGCGGACTGGCGTATCAAGGCTAAGTTTGTGCCTACCGCTGGTAAGAAAATTTCGATTACCGATATTACAGGTCGAGTAAGCGAACAAGACTCGCCGGGTAAATTAGTATTCAGCGTGAATGGGAACGAATACAGTCTGGATGCTACCGGCACCGTCAACCATCTGCACTTTATTTTTGCGGATCAGACCAACCGGCACGAAACCTATGGCGGTGGCCGGTTCCTGGATGCGCCCGGTCCTGATGCCGATGGGTACACGTATCTGGATTTCAATAAAGCGACGAATCCGCCTTGTGCCTTTACGCCTTACGCAACGTGCCCAACACCGCCCAAGGAAAACAAACTGGCCGTGGCCATTGCCGCCGGTGAAAAACGTTATGGTGATCATTAA
- a CDS encoding tetratricopeptide repeat protein: MKRFILLACLITCSALGQRVRQAEHQHEAHDGESHDHLTHIQDYRKETVYVHNLPAPELLTGIGTSDLKIKTTSTKTQAFFSQGVSLLHCFWDFEAYRSFKEAIRHDSSAVMPYWGLYSAIGAIEGTDFDADKKLAIRKLKALKATASEHEKLYADCILLRDADSENGKVGYQKRLELIVHKYPDDVDAKLFLALSKMGGYDAAMNPREGQLYSEYLLRDLLKTHPTNAAVHHYWIHLMENCCAEEALKSAEILPRLAPASGHMVHMPGHVYYKVGDYKKAYDAFTASLAVDSAYMKKQHIPEVDAWNYIHNINYLLSNCAEDGRYATALYYAEKLQRMPATKERKQKYEGRFFYQGVIAPAKMELCFGFYEKAAARLAAIQLDKDSLYSAKAMAYKDGLFYFASGMNAVRKNNLTEAKRFADALDASLWRNSNQTGPDDVIATRRINDLNVASLELQGVIQSAGNNYAEAILLLEKAKKKEDELGYSEPPSYARPVLISLAEAHLKARKYDKAIAAYNALLERHPNSANAYWGLYNVYKQKGDLTKARDYAMRVKAVAQDGDKGLFPL, encoded by the coding sequence ATGAAACGCTTTATTTTACTAGCCTGTCTGATAACCTGTAGCGCGTTGGGACAACGCGTTCGGCAGGCGGAACATCAGCACGAAGCACACGATGGCGAAAGCCATGATCACCTGACGCATATTCAGGATTATCGGAAGGAAACGGTTTATGTGCACAATCTGCCAGCTCCTGAGCTACTTACCGGCATCGGTACATCCGACCTCAAAATAAAGACAACGTCAACGAAGACGCAGGCTTTTTTCAGTCAGGGCGTATCGCTGCTGCATTGCTTCTGGGATTTTGAAGCGTACCGATCGTTCAAGGAAGCCATTCGCCACGATTCAAGTGCGGTTATGCCCTACTGGGGATTATACAGTGCCATTGGGGCGATCGAAGGAACCGATTTCGACGCGGATAAAAAGCTGGCGATCCGGAAACTGAAAGCGTTAAAAGCAACCGCGTCAGAACACGAAAAACTCTATGCCGACTGTATTTTACTGCGGGATGCTGACAGTGAAAACGGCAAAGTAGGCTATCAGAAGAGGCTGGAACTCATCGTCCATAAATACCCTGATGATGTTGATGCAAAGCTCTTTCTGGCCCTGAGCAAAATGGGCGGTTACGATGCGGCTATGAATCCGCGTGAAGGTCAACTGTATTCGGAGTACCTGCTCCGGGATTTGCTCAAAACGCATCCTACTAATGCCGCCGTGCATCATTACTGGATCCATTTGATGGAAAACTGCTGCGCCGAAGAAGCCCTGAAAAGCGCGGAAATCCTGCCCAGACTGGCACCAGCTTCGGGACACATGGTGCACATGCCGGGCCATGTTTACTACAAAGTCGGCGATTACAAAAAGGCGTATGATGCGTTTACGGCCTCGCTGGCTGTGGACTCAGCGTACATGAAAAAACAGCATATTCCGGAAGTCGATGCCTGGAATTATATCCACAACATCAATTACCTGCTGTCCAATTGCGCCGAAGATGGTCGGTACGCCACCGCTTTGTATTATGCCGAGAAACTTCAGCGGATGCCAGCCACTAAAGAGCGGAAGCAGAAATACGAAGGTCGGTTCTTCTACCAGGGTGTAATTGCACCGGCTAAAATGGAATTATGCTTTGGGTTCTACGAGAAAGCTGCGGCTCGGCTGGCGGCTATTCAACTGGATAAGGATAGTCTCTACTCCGCCAAAGCGATGGCTTATAAGGATGGACTCTTTTATTTCGCATCGGGCATGAACGCTGTCCGGAAAAACAACCTAACCGAAGCGAAACGATTTGCGGATGCGCTCGATGCCTCACTCTGGCGAAATAGTAACCAGACTGGTCCCGACGATGTGATCGCAACCCGGCGCATCAACGATTTGAATGTCGCATCGCTGGAGTTACAGGGCGTTATCCAAAGCGCCGGGAACAACTATGCTGAAGCGATTTTGCTGCTCGAAAAAGCGAAGAAGAAAGAAGATGAACTTGGCTATAGTGAGCCACCCTCGTATGCGCGTCCGGTCTTGATCAGTCTGGCCGAAGCTCATCTGAAAGCCAGAAAGTACGACAAAGCAATTGCCGCCTACAACGCCCTTCTGGAACGTCATCCAAATTCGGCTAACGCCTATTGGGGACTCTATAACGTGTATAAACAGAAAGGTGATCTGACCAAGGCCAGAGACTACGCAATGCGCGTGAAAGCCGTCGCACAGGATGGTGATAAAGGCTTATTCCCCTTGTAG
- a CDS encoding SusC/RagA family TonB-linked outer membrane protein, protein MTQKILRSFYTTIRVSIALLWLTSHAHAQGQNVTGTIKDKQTGEVLPGVSVVVKGTTNGTTSDQEGTFKLTVSPSATLIFSFIGYASVEQPVQNRTVFAIELSADTKQLSEVMVVGYGTQAKAEFTGSAVRVNGDAIKEQPVQSFDQALQGRAAGVSIAQPNGVLNNPPVIRIRGVNSISLSSYPLVVVDGIPINTGNVSASTAVPNNPLGDINPADIESIDVLKDAASTSIYGSRAAAGVLLITTKRGKTGKPRIAYETWVGASEAVRLPELLNADQYIAIKNEAVLNAKILGGNQANDNVASALFFPNRNADGSAVDTRWYDYIYRTGVSQSQNISVSGGSAATTYYFSANYTKQNGILKGNEFARKAARFNIDQEVTSWLKLKGSISYNTSNNLSPYSGSTPNTTFLLVSAARLAIALPPNVAAYNADGSYNISTASPNTIGMGNNQVVSNFGNPVALLDLNRYSSVNDRIIGSLGATATLLKNLTFTTTYSIDRLRTDNVSFDSAIQGNGFSTKGAVANATAIRDNWDWASTLTYNETFGGKHGVSVLAGYDVQKFNNSSWGATRTQGSDQFFQNYQGNWGVITASDNDLSERAYLSFFSRLTYDLNKKYFLTVNFRRDGNSALGTGRKYGNFGGVSGGWVVSEERFYKNSGLVSTLSTIKLRASWGRVGNGNLSNAFNSQELYSGSLYGSAPTWAISQAGNPNLGWETSDQTNVGADLGFWNNRIQVDLTYFNNDVNGLILSAPQAVSKGIPGNAILGNVGSMYNRGIEIGINGTIIRKGDFSWNAGFNYTNLRNKVTALSSGSTDIVGTTMVSYETTNITRVGYSVGSLYGAKTAGVNPDNGRRIFINAKGEQVQYSQVVAPGESQWTYLDGKTAAAITGADYYLIGNALPKWYGGFNSNFKYRNFDAGLNLTFSGGNLIMYGTRATLLDQRAYNNSTEVLTRWQKPGDITDVPRLVYNDQTSSGSSFPVSTNAEKGDFVRLQNASIGYRLPASLFGKTGISSVRVYAQGSNLLLLTPYTGADPESSSNGNSNTTPGVEKNSIGQARTFTFGLNVGF, encoded by the coding sequence ATGACACAGAAAATTTTACGAAGTTTTTACACGACGATACGAGTGAGTATAGCCCTTTTATGGCTTACCAGCCATGCACACGCGCAGGGGCAAAACGTAACCGGAACCATCAAAGACAAGCAGACGGGTGAGGTATTGCCCGGCGTATCGGTTGTCGTAAAAGGGACTACCAACGGCACCACCTCCGATCAAGAGGGCACGTTCAAGCTGACTGTGTCGCCCAGCGCAACCCTTATCTTTTCGTTCATCGGGTATGCATCCGTTGAGCAGCCCGTACAGAACCGAACGGTTTTCGCGATTGAGCTAAGTGCGGATACCAAGCAGCTCAGCGAAGTGATGGTCGTGGGGTATGGCACGCAGGCGAAAGCTGAATTTACGGGGTCAGCGGTGCGGGTAAACGGTGATGCGATCAAAGAGCAACCCGTTCAAAGTTTCGACCAGGCATTGCAGGGCCGGGCCGCCGGAGTAAGTATTGCGCAGCCCAACGGAGTCCTCAATAACCCGCCTGTCATCCGGATCAGGGGCGTAAACTCAATCTCACTCAGCTCGTATCCACTAGTCGTGGTGGATGGTATTCCCATCAATACCGGCAATGTATCGGCCAGTACGGCGGTTCCGAATAATCCGCTGGGCGACATAAACCCGGCTGATATTGAGTCAATCGATGTGTTGAAAGATGCGGCCTCAACGTCGATCTATGGCTCACGGGCGGCAGCGGGCGTCTTGCTGATCACGACCAAACGCGGCAAAACCGGCAAACCCCGGATTGCGTACGAAACCTGGGTGGGTGCTTCGGAGGCCGTCCGTCTGCCGGAGCTATTGAACGCCGACCAATACATTGCCATCAAGAACGAAGCCGTTTTGAACGCTAAAATTCTGGGCGGTAATCAGGCAAATGACAACGTAGCCTCGGCCCTGTTTTTCCCGAACAGAAACGCGGATGGTTCGGCAGTGGACACCCGCTGGTACGACTACATCTACCGCACGGGAGTATCGCAGAGCCAGAATATAAGCGTTTCGGGAGGCTCAGCCGCGACGACCTATTATTTCTCCGCTAATTATACCAAGCAAAACGGTATCCTGAAAGGCAACGAATTCGCCCGGAAAGCGGCTCGGTTCAACATCGACCAAGAAGTAACGAGTTGGTTGAAACTGAAAGGCAGCATCTCCTACAACACGAGCAATAACCTGTCTCCCTATTCGGGTTCGACGCCCAATACCACGTTTCTGCTGGTATCGGCTGCGCGTTTAGCCATTGCCCTGCCTCCCAACGTAGCGGCCTACAATGCCGATGGTAGCTATAACATCAGTACTGCCAGTCCCAACACGATTGGTATGGGGAACAATCAGGTCGTGAGCAATTTTGGCAATCCGGTCGCCTTGCTGGATTTGAACCGTTATTCGTCAGTAAACGATCGCATTATTGGTAGTCTGGGTGCCACCGCTACCCTCCTGAAGAACCTAACGTTTACGACGACGTATTCAATCGACCGGTTGCGGACTGACAACGTAAGTTTCGACAGCGCCATTCAGGGGAACGGTTTCTCAACGAAGGGGGCGGTTGCCAATGCCACGGCTATTCGCGATAACTGGGATTGGGCCAGCACGCTGACGTATAACGAAACGTTCGGGGGTAAACATGGCGTATCGGTTTTAGCCGGTTACGATGTACAAAAGTTCAATAACTCGTCCTGGGGCGCAACCCGAACGCAGGGATCGGATCAATTCTTTCAGAATTACCAGGGTAACTGGGGCGTCATTACGGCATCGGACAATGATCTCAGCGAGCGGGCTTACCTATCGTTCTTCTCCCGGCTGACGTATGATCTGAATAAGAAATACTTCCTAACGGTCAACTTCCGGCGGGATGGTAATTCGGCACTCGGTACGGGTAGAAAATACGGCAATTTTGGCGGTGTATCCGGCGGCTGGGTAGTATCCGAAGAAAGGTTTTACAAAAATTCCGGACTGGTATCGACGCTTAGTACTATCAAACTGCGCGCCAGCTGGGGTAGGGTCGGCAATGGTAACCTGAGCAATGCGTTCAATTCGCAGGAGTTATATAGCGGTTCGCTGTATGGTAGTGCACCTACCTGGGCTATTTCGCAGGCGGGCAACCCAAATCTGGGTTGGGAAACCAGTGACCAGACAAACGTTGGGGCCGATCTGGGCTTCTGGAATAACCGCATTCAGGTCGATCTGACGTATTTCAATAACGACGTAAATGGGTTGATTCTCAGCGCACCCCAGGCGGTGTCGAAAGGTATTCCCGGCAACGCCATTCTGGGGAACGTTGGCTCGATGTACAACCGGGGTATCGAGATTGGCATCAACGGAACGATCATCCGTAAAGGCGATTTCTCCTGGAATGCGGGGTTCAATTACACGAATCTACGCAATAAGGTAACTGCCCTGTCGAGTGGCAGCACCGACATTGTTGGTACGACGATGGTATCGTACGAGACGACGAATATTACGCGCGTCGGGTATTCGGTCGGTAGCTTGTATGGCGCGAAAACGGCGGGTGTGAATCCCGATAATGGGCGTCGGATTTTTATCAATGCCAAAGGCGAACAGGTTCAATATAGCCAGGTCGTGGCACCCGGCGAAAGCCAGTGGACCTACCTGGATGGCAAAACCGCAGCGGCCATTACGGGGGCTGATTACTATCTGATTGGCAATGCCTTACCAAAATGGTACGGTGGTTTCAATAGTAACTTTAAATACAGAAACTTTGATGCCGGACTAAACCTGACGTTCTCGGGCGGTAACCTGATCATGTACGGAACCCGCGCTACGCTGCTGGATCAACGGGCCTACAACAACTCGACCGAAGTGCTGACCCGCTGGCAAAAGCCGGGCGACATCACCGACGTACCGCGTCTGGTGTATAATGATCAAACATCGAGTGGTTCCTCATTCCCGGTATCGACCAACGCTGAAAAAGGTGATTTCGTCCGCCTGCAAAATGCATCCATTGGCTACAGATTACCAGCCAGCTTATTTGGTAAAACAGGTATCAGTTCTGTTCGGGTGTATGCGCAGGGGTCAAATCTTCTGCTGCTAACGCCTTACACCGGTGCTGATCCGGAATCATCCTCGAATGGTAATTCTAACACTACGCCGGGCGTCGAAAAGAATTCCATCGGCCAGGCACGCACCTTCACGTTTGGTCTTAACGTAGGATTTTAA
- a CDS encoding RagB/SusD family nutrient uptake outer membrane protein, translated as MKKQIVTPRIPRFGRYLSVGLLLTISACTDTELLNPTPATAISGTNAFDTPDRILGLVNGVYKAVKNANFYGGNYFTYSEARGEEFINRTSNTFTAYEAWNQTLNSGSNFVAGFWAAGYASINNANILIKGLADNPTKVSATLARQYTAEAKFLRALSYYSLITAYARPYNENKGASPGLPLRLQAETTTANNDLKRSTVAEVYAQILKDLDEAEADLPLNYSTALLNTTRAHRNTAIALKTRVYLNSGNWAKVIEEAKKIVSTAAPYSAATGVSHKLQNIVEIFTTNYTSTESILSVPMTELDNVTGQSSFPYVFNANSEYNLNPNGIWGETEWKSTDARRTFARTASGVQFLTKYSKPSPFLDYLPILRYSEVLLNYAEASARTGDLTTATNLLKAVRTRSDATYTFPASATGTQDALVNTILKERRIELLGEGFRSNDLLRNLLPLPAKSSSSNSAPVVLPSQSNYIFPLPNTEITTNKLLLS; from the coding sequence ATGAAAAAACAGATAGTAACTCCACGAATTCCTCGTTTTGGTCGCTACTTGAGTGTAGGTTTACTGCTTACCATCTCGGCTTGTACGGACACCGAACTGCTTAATCCGACCCCCGCTACCGCAATCAGCGGGACCAATGCATTCGACACGCCCGACCGGATTCTGGGTCTTGTCAATGGCGTTTATAAAGCCGTGAAAAACGCAAACTTCTACGGAGGGAACTACTTTACCTATTCGGAAGCGCGGGGGGAAGAATTCATCAACCGGACGAGCAATACGTTTACAGCCTACGAAGCCTGGAACCAGACGCTGAACTCAGGCTCGAACTTCGTAGCCGGATTCTGGGCGGCTGGGTATGCGTCGATTAACAATGCCAATATCCTGATCAAAGGACTGGCGGATAATCCGACCAAGGTAAGCGCCACGCTCGCCAGGCAATACACCGCCGAAGCGAAATTTCTGCGGGCACTTAGCTATTACAGCCTGATAACAGCATATGCGCGTCCGTATAACGAGAACAAAGGAGCCTCGCCGGGACTCCCGCTCCGGTTGCAGGCTGAGACCACAACGGCCAATAATGACCTCAAGCGGAGTACCGTAGCCGAGGTATACGCGCAAATTCTGAAAGACCTGGATGAGGCTGAGGCCGATCTACCGCTCAACTATTCGACGGCTTTGCTCAACACGACGCGGGCGCACCGAAACACGGCGATTGCCCTGAAAACGCGCGTTTATCTGAACAGCGGCAACTGGGCAAAAGTGATTGAGGAAGCCAAAAAAATCGTGTCAACCGCTGCACCTTATTCGGCGGCTACGGGCGTGAGTCATAAGCTGCAAAACATTGTCGAGATTTTTACCACCAATTACACCAGCACCGAGTCGATTCTGTCGGTGCCGATGACTGAGCTGGATAACGTAACGGGGCAATCCTCGTTTCCCTATGTGTTCAACGCCAATTCTGAATATAACCTCAATCCAAACGGAATCTGGGGGGAAACCGAATGGAAATCAACGGACGCCCGGAGAACGTTTGCCCGGACAGCGTCGGGGGTGCAGTTCCTGACGAAATACAGCAAACCCTCGCCATTTCTGGATTATCTGCCCATTCTTCGGTACTCGGAAGTGTTGCTGAATTACGCTGAAGCGTCGGCCCGCACCGGTGATCTGACAACAGCAACTAATCTGCTGAAAGCGGTTCGTACGCGGTCCGATGCGACGTATACGTTTCCGGCCAGCGCCACGGGTACGCAGGATGCGCTGGTCAATACGATCCTGAAAGAGCGCCGGATCGAATTACTTGGTGAAGGGTTCCGGTCGAATGATTTACTACGAAACCTGTTGCCGTTACCCGCCAAGTCGAGTAGCTCGAACAGTGCGCCGGTGGTTCTGCCGTCGCAGAGCAATTACATTTTCCCCTTGCCCAATACGGAGATTACGACCAATAAACTGCTCTTGAGTTAG
- a CDS encoding DHA2 family efflux MFS transporter permease subunit, translating into MQSTLATNSPAVPTGLVRIIIVVTAISAAVMELIDVTIVNVALNEIAGALGATIEDVAWVVTSYAIANVIIIPMTGFLADYFGRKRYYVASIILFTIASYFCASSTSLWELVFWRFIQGMGGGALLSTSQGIIFDAFPPAKRGVASGIFGMGIILGPTLGPFLGGVIVENYHWSYIFYVNVPIGILATVLTMLYIAKKPGEGTRKSQIKIDYAGILLLAVGVGSLQYVLEKGQSDDWFESETILILTVTAIGGLGGFIWRQLTTAHPVVNLRVLGKGTLGVTTIFSFVAGLGLFTSVFVYPVLVQRINGFTPTMTGLSLLWPTLVGIPLFPIIGKRLSVGASPLPFIIVGMCTFVVFGFYSGTMNGQADQWDFFWPQMMRVFGVTMLQLPLINQAVAGLPPQDFPSAIALNNMIRQLGGAFGIALANTFVSRDYAQHRYDLVSNLDPSNPLLTERLNQLGGAGARAYKILDLAVDRQAYLLAYLDTFRLVGIFFLIILPLVYFLRTKKKSAQEIALAAKAMSEAH; encoded by the coding sequence ATGCAGTCCACTCTTGCTACAAATTCACCCGCAGTTCCAACGGGTTTAGTCCGAATTATTATTGTTGTCACGGCTATTTCGGCGGCTGTGATGGAACTCATCGACGTTACCATTGTCAACGTAGCGCTCAATGAAATTGCCGGTGCGTTAGGAGCAACCATCGAAGACGTAGCCTGGGTTGTCACCTCCTACGCCATTGCCAACGTCATTATTATACCGATGACAGGCTTTCTGGCCGATTATTTCGGTCGTAAACGTTACTACGTTGCCTCCATCATTTTATTCACGATTGCCTCTTATTTCTGCGCCAGTTCGACCAGTTTATGGGAATTGGTGTTCTGGCGGTTCATCCAGGGTATGGGGGGCGGAGCCCTGCTTTCGACCTCGCAGGGGATCATTTTCGATGCGTTTCCACCTGCCAAACGAGGTGTTGCCTCCGGTATTTTCGGCATGGGTATCATTCTCGGACCGACGCTGGGGCCATTTTTAGGCGGAGTCATCGTCGAAAACTACCACTGGTCTTACATCTTTTACGTCAACGTGCCTATTGGTATCCTGGCCACCGTACTGACCATGCTTTACATCGCCAAGAAGCCGGGCGAAGGCACGCGTAAGAGTCAGATCAAGATCGACTACGCGGGTATTTTGCTGCTGGCTGTGGGCGTAGGTTCGCTGCAATACGTGCTCGAAAAAGGGCAGTCCGATGACTGGTTCGAATCCGAAACTATTCTGATCCTTACCGTAACGGCCATCGGTGGACTGGGTGGCTTCATCTGGCGACAGCTGACAACGGCACACCCGGTCGTCAATTTGCGCGTACTGGGCAAAGGGACCCTCGGCGTGACAACTATTTTTAGTTTCGTGGCGGGTTTGGGACTCTTTACATCCGTGTTCGTTTACCCCGTGCTGGTCCAGCGGATAAACGGGTTTACACCCACCATGACGGGCCTTTCGTTGCTCTGGCCTACGCTGGTTGGCATTCCGTTGTTTCCCATTATCGGGAAACGGTTGTCGGTCGGAGCCTCCCCCCTGCCTTTTATCATTGTCGGTATGTGTACGTTCGTGGTCTTCGGCTTTTACAGCGGAACGATGAATGGGCAGGCCGATCAGTGGGATTTTTTCTGGCCGCAAATGATGCGCGTATTTGGCGTGACAATGCTGCAATTACCGCTCATCAATCAGGCGGTGGCGGGTTTACCTCCCCAGGATTTTCCGTCGGCTATTGCGCTCAATAACATGATCCGGCAGTTAGGGGGCGCCTTTGGCATTGCGCTGGCCAACACGTTCGTAAGCCGCGACTACGCCCAGCACCGTTATGATCTGGTCTCCAATCTCGATCCGTCAAATCCATTACTTACAGAACGGCTCAATCAACTCGGCGGAGCCGGGGCCCGTGCGTACAAGATACTTGATCTGGCCGTGGACAGACAGGCTTACCTGCTCGCTTATCTGGACACATTCCGGCTGGTGGGTATTTTCTTCCTGATCATTCTGCCGCTGGTCTACTTCCTGCGAACCAAGAAGAAATCAGCTCAGGAAATTGCGCTCGCAGCAAAGGCCATGTCGGAAGCCCATTGA